One Burkholderia gladioli genomic window, TGGCAATTCGATGCGGGCTCGGCGCCGGGCTGGGTGATCGCGATCGCGTTGGCGCTGGCCGCGACGGCGCTGGGTCGGCTCGGGCGACGCCGGCCTGTCGGCGGCGTGGCTGCGGCGCCGAAGCAGGGCACGAGGGCCGCTGCGACGAACGATCGGGCCATGCGCCATCCGGCGATGAGCAGCTTGGCCGCGAGTCATCCGGCGGTGAGCAGCCTGACGACGAGCGGCTTTGCCGTGAGCGACCCGGCCGCGAGCAGATCGACCGAGAACAACCCGGTCGTGAGCAAGCCAGCCGCGATCGACTCAACTGCGAGCAATCCAACTGCGATCGACTCAACTGAGAGCGACCCAGCCTCGCGCAGCAGCCCAGCCACGGGCAAGCCAGCCGCGATCACTCCCACCACGCCCCTCGCCGCCCTCGAACTGCGCGGCATCGCGAAGCGTTTCGGCGCGACGCGGGTGCTGCAGGGCGTCGACCTGCGCGTCGAGCCCGGCGAGCGCCACGCGCTGATCGGCCCGAACGGCGCCGGCAAGTCGACGCTGTTCGAGCTGATCGCGGGCGGCAGCCGGCCCACGCGCGGCTCGATCCGCCTGCATGGGCGGGAGATCGCCGGCCGCGCGCCCTACGCGATCGCGCGGCGTGGGCTGGCGCGCGGTTTCCAGCAGACCAGCGTGTTCGAGCGCCTGTCGGTGCTCGACAACCTGCGCTGCGCGGCCATGCACGCGCCCGCGCAACGCCGCGGGCCATTGCGCTGGTGTCGCGATCCCGCCGCGCTCGACGGCGCCGCTCGGCAGACACTCGAGGCGATCGGCCTGGGCACGCGCGGCGAGGTGCCGGCCGGCGAACTCGACTATGCCGAGCAGCGCGCGCTCGATCTCGGCATCGCCCTGGCCGGCGGCGCCTCGGTGTTCCTGTTCGACGAACCGACCGCCGGCATGAACCGCGAGCAGGCGCGCGCCACGCTGGCGCTGATCCGCGCGGCCACGGCCGGCTGCACGGTGCTGATGATCGAGCACGACATCGATGCCGTGTTCGGCTTCGCGGACCGCATCTCCGTGCTGGTGCGCGGCGAGCGAATCGCCACCGGCACGCCGGCCGAGATTCGCGCGAACGCCGCGGTGCGCGCGGCCTACCTTGGCACGGACGATCTCGACAACCGCGGTGATCGCGTCGGCGCGGGAGCTCGGCCATGACCGCGCCCCTGCTCGAACTGCACGGCGTGAGCGCGGCCTATGGTGCCTTGCCCGTGCTCGACGGCGTCGATCTCAGGCTCGGCCGCGGCGAGGTGCTGGCGTTGCTGGGCCGCAACGGCTCGGGCCGCTCGACGCTGGCCAGGGCGGTGATGGGCATGATCGCGTCGAGCGGTTCGATCCGCATCGACGGCGTGGAAGTGGCGGGACGGCCGACCTTCGAGATCGCGCGCCGCGGCGTCGGTTACGTGGCCGAGCGGCGCGACGT contains:
- a CDS encoding ABC transporter permease subunit yields the protein MPEARRSREAAGWLALVGLLVLPALIWPQGAVLAWLAQTAALVVLALSYNLLLGSTGLLSFCHAAFAGLGAFVAAHAFNRFGFALPWLPLAGGLGGAGFGLLFGAIATRRAGTAFAMITLGLGELIAAAAWSVPDWFGGAGGLAIDRAAGAPLGAWRFGDDREAYALIAAWCLLSALAMRVVLATPFARLARAVRDKPRRVAALGTDPCRLRLLMMVIAAFFAGVAGTLTLIDVELASSDSVSMLRSATVLFATVIGGSGGFFGPVLGAAVMAAFGSFVAGLSRAWLFYLGLLFVAVVVAAPGGLLGALAAQAAAWRGAGREARLRQLSRLAAWLAAVLAIVFGVELGYALQLGDGEGGQRLASIGVWQFDAGSAPGWVIAIALALAATALGRLGRRRPVGGVAAAPKQGTRAAATNDRAMRHPAMSSLAASHPAVSSLTTSGFAVSDPAASRSTENNPVVSKPAAIDSTASNPTAIDSTESDPASRSSPATGKPAAITPTTPLAALELRGIAKRFGATRVLQGVDLRVEPGERHALIGPNGAGKSTLFELIAGGSRPTRGSIRLHGREIAGRAPYAIARRGLARGFQQTSVFERLSVLDNLRCAAMHAPAQRRGPLRWCRDPAALDGAARQTLEAIGLGTRGEVPAGELDYAEQRALDLGIALAGGASVFLFDEPTAGMNREQARATLALIRAATAGCTVLMIEHDIDAVFGFADRISVLVRGERIATGTPAEIRANAAVRAAYLGTDDLDNRGDRVGAGARP